One stretch of Roseimicrobium sp. ORNL1 DNA includes these proteins:
- a CDS encoding serine hydrolase domain-containing protein, which translates to MSKHLPLAFAVWCACILTLTPGFLQARTWTEAASGRKIDAEFVSADATSVTLVMRTGSKYTLPLNRLSAEDQTFVQEQLRTKKAPAGEPQRSGAKVKDRFEDIKKLTASEIPVNGEAHPALAKVDETIREFMAEKGIGELTFAVSRNGKMLHDRAFGWADSSLKTPLQPGVKLRVASLTKPVVHAAILTLVDAGKLKPEDKVYTVLQLDQFKEAKGCDARWKMVTIDQLLEHKGGWDRDQKAGDFTTHSLEMERMFRVKTDELEPIHTVRYGLTLPLDFDPGTKESYCNFGYVLLVRVIEKVSGQKFVDYLQQSVCKEAAAPSFSLSATDARRREAGEGWYCYHPEYQQEQIPLSYQAEARDGAGGLACTAADYTRFLDKYWISGKPRKETGYYYNFDGSLPGVTSVCSQRLDGINFTAIANRRDRAGSSWNGDLRKCINEALDKVAGEVR; encoded by the coding sequence ATGAGCAAGCATCTGCCTCTGGCGTTCGCCGTCTGGTGCGCCTGCATTCTCACCCTCACTCCCGGGTTCCTCCAGGCACGCACATGGACAGAAGCGGCGAGCGGGCGAAAGATCGATGCGGAGTTTGTCTCGGCAGATGCCACATCTGTCACCCTCGTCATGCGCACTGGATCGAAGTATACCCTTCCGCTGAACCGTCTTTCTGCCGAAGACCAGACCTTCGTTCAGGAGCAGCTTCGCACCAAGAAGGCACCGGCGGGTGAGCCGCAACGCAGCGGTGCCAAGGTGAAGGACCGATTTGAGGATATCAAGAAGCTCACCGCCTCGGAGATTCCTGTGAATGGTGAGGCTCACCCGGCACTTGCCAAGGTGGATGAGACCATTCGTGAGTTCATGGCTGAAAAGGGAATCGGAGAGCTCACCTTCGCCGTGAGCAGGAATGGGAAGATGCTTCACGACCGGGCCTTCGGCTGGGCGGACTCTTCCTTGAAGACGCCTCTGCAGCCGGGGGTGAAGTTGCGCGTAGCTTCTCTGACGAAGCCTGTGGTACATGCAGCCATCCTGACTCTGGTCGATGCCGGGAAGCTGAAGCCCGAGGACAAGGTCTATACGGTCCTGCAACTCGACCAGTTCAAAGAGGCAAAGGGTTGTGATGCCCGCTGGAAGATGGTCACGATCGATCAGTTGCTGGAACACAAGGGCGGCTGGGACCGTGATCAGAAGGCCGGTGATTTCACGACGCACAGTTTGGAGATGGAGCGGATGTTTCGCGTGAAGACGGATGAGCTGGAGCCCATCCACACGGTGCGTTACGGACTCACCCTGCCACTCGACTTCGATCCCGGGACCAAGGAGTCGTATTGCAACTTCGGTTATGTCCTCCTCGTGCGCGTCATCGAGAAGGTCAGCGGGCAGAAGTTTGTGGACTACCTGCAGCAGTCCGTGTGCAAGGAGGCTGCTGCACCTTCGTTCAGCCTGAGTGCCACCGATGCACGTAGACGGGAGGCTGGAGAGGGTTGGTATTGTTACCATCCCGAGTATCAGCAGGAGCAGATTCCCCTGTCCTACCAGGCGGAAGCAAGAGACGGCGCGGGCGGACTGGCCTGCACGGCTGCGGACTACACGCGGTTCCTGGATAAGTATTGGATCAGCGGGAAGCCACGTAAAGAAACTGGCTACTACTACAACTTCGATGGCAGCCTTCCCGGTGTCACGTCCGTCTGCTCGCAACGTCTGGATGGCATCAACTTCACGGCTATTGCCAATCGGCGTGACCGCGCCGGCTCCTCGTGGAATGGCGATCTGAGGAAGTGCATCAATGAGGCGCTTGATAAGGTGGCAGGCGAAGTCCGCTAG
- a CDS encoding ATP-binding protein: MERTDSSRVNGNGALVESAGGASSMVLRKGATPGSSNGSQTEQAFLLELSDALRNVPEANEIKGLSTRALGERLHLSNVGYAELEEDEDMANIGGEYSDGRLPMFKGRHRVSDFGEGFGPILRAGGEIFSEDIPADPRGPDGGTAATREFQIRAAAALPLIKQGRLVACLYATHCEPRAWREPERQLMRQVAERTWEAVERARAEQAVAADLRDTQLLRDLGARLVSETEIQAFYEEVNTAARILADADASTVQVYDPQTKQLVMLATHGFPPDSTVRFHRVDAASSTSCGVALQTGARTFLDFDDPSLDDPKGDLRWHVEAGYRSAQSTPLIARSGKPIGMLSTHWHERHRPSERQLRFLDLLARQAADLLERKQADAALRESEEKCRTVLTTMDDGLLIARILFDEHGKAVDYLYLEVNPAFYRQCGLPRDIVGKTMREILPDTPIPWLPIYEKVAKTREPVRFEYDMDIEQLKGYYDVNIVPLGEPEEHRIAVLFKNITDRRRNEIALAQSRDEAERARAEAEAAGRAKDHFLAVLSHELRTPLTPVLMAAEMVMEEKNLSAFTRDSMEMIRRNVVLESRLVDDLLDVTRIARGKMEIHREPMDLHDAIRHAVEICRPDIEARKHRLGVLLYAPSHRLQGDFARLQQVVWNLLKNACKFTPAGGAIVLRTRNEGDSIVLEVEDSGIGVEPEALERIFDPFTQASTDIMRRYGGLGLGLAISKATVDAHGGAIQVESEGADQGTSFRVSLPLHPTLS, encoded by the coding sequence ATGGAGAGAACAGACAGCAGCCGGGTCAACGGGAACGGAGCCCTAGTGGAGTCCGCAGGCGGCGCGTCGAGCATGGTGCTTCGAAAGGGTGCTACGCCGGGGTCCAGCAATGGGAGCCAGACCGAGCAGGCCTTCCTGCTCGAACTGAGCGACGCGTTGCGCAATGTTCCCGAAGCGAACGAGATCAAGGGGCTGTCCACCCGGGCGTTGGGGGAGCGTCTGCACCTTTCCAACGTCGGTTACGCGGAGCTGGAGGAAGACGAAGACATGGCGAACATCGGAGGAGAGTACTCCGACGGGCGCCTGCCCATGTTCAAAGGGCGTCATCGGGTCTCAGACTTCGGGGAAGGCTTTGGTCCTATCTTGAGAGCAGGTGGAGAAATTTTTTCGGAGGATATTCCGGCGGATCCACGCGGCCCGGATGGCGGGACTGCCGCGACTCGTGAATTCCAGATTCGTGCAGCTGCTGCGCTGCCTTTGATCAAACAGGGCCGCCTGGTGGCCTGCCTTTACGCCACGCATTGCGAACCGCGCGCCTGGCGTGAGCCGGAGCGCCAGCTCATGCGGCAAGTGGCGGAGCGCACGTGGGAGGCGGTGGAGCGCGCGCGTGCGGAGCAGGCGGTGGCGGCAGACCTGCGCGATACCCAGCTCCTGCGTGATCTCGGAGCGCGACTTGTCTCGGAGACGGAGATTCAGGCGTTCTATGAAGAGGTGAATACCGCCGCCCGCATCCTCGCGGATGCGGATGCGAGCACGGTGCAGGTCTATGATCCCCAGACGAAGCAACTCGTCATGCTGGCTACCCATGGGTTTCCGCCGGATTCGACCGTGCGCTTTCACCGCGTGGATGCGGCATCCTCCACTTCGTGTGGGGTCGCGCTCCAGACGGGAGCCCGCACCTTTCTGGACTTTGATGATCCCAGTCTGGATGACCCGAAGGGGGACCTGCGCTGGCATGTGGAGGCTGGCTATCGCTCCGCGCAGTCCACGCCACTCATTGCGCGCTCGGGGAAACCGATTGGCATGCTTTCCACGCACTGGCATGAGCGCCACCGCCCTTCGGAGCGGCAGTTGCGTTTCCTGGACCTGCTCGCACGACAGGCTGCAGACCTGCTGGAGCGCAAGCAGGCAGATGCCGCACTCCGCGAGTCAGAGGAGAAATGCCGCACGGTTCTCACCACCATGGATGATGGTCTGCTTATTGCGAGGATCCTCTTCGATGAGCACGGCAAGGCGGTGGACTATTTGTACCTGGAGGTGAATCCCGCGTTCTACAGGCAGTGCGGCCTGCCCCGGGACATCGTGGGCAAGACCATGCGTGAGATTTTGCCAGACACGCCTATTCCGTGGCTGCCCATCTATGAGAAGGTGGCGAAGACACGAGAGCCTGTGCGGTTCGAGTACGACATGGACATCGAGCAACTCAAGGGTTATTACGATGTGAACATTGTCCCGCTGGGAGAGCCCGAGGAGCATCGCATCGCGGTTCTCTTCAAGAACATCACGGACCGTCGACGCAATGAAATCGCCCTCGCGCAGAGCCGGGACGAAGCCGAGCGCGCCCGTGCGGAGGCGGAGGCCGCAGGTCGCGCGAAGGACCATTTCCTTGCCGTTCTCAGTCATGAGCTTCGCACCCCGCTGACACCGGTGCTCATGGCGGCGGAAATGGTGATGGAGGAAAAGAATCTCTCCGCCTTCACGCGGGACTCCATGGAGATGATTCGGCGCAACGTGGTGCTGGAATCCCGTTTGGTGGATGACCTCCTCGACGTGACACGGATCGCGCGGGGCAAGATGGAGATTCACCGCGAACCCATGGATCTCCATGATGCCATTCGTCACGCAGTGGAGATTTGCCGGCCGGACATTGAGGCGCGAAAACATCGTCTCGGCGTGTTGCTCTACGCTCCCTCCCACCGATTGCAGGGTGACTTTGCCCGGCTCCAGCAGGTGGTTTGGAACCTGTTGAAGAACGCCTGCAAATTCACCCCGGCGGGTGGCGCGATCGTGTTGCGCACGCGGAACGAGGGAGACAGCATCGTCCTGGAAGTGGAGGACTCCGGCATCGGCGTGGAGCCGGAAGCGCTGGAGCGCATCTTTGATCCCTTCACCCAGGCCAGCACGGACATCATGCGGCGCTACGGCGGCCTGGGGCTGGGCCTTGCGATTTCCAAGGCTACGGTGGATGCCCATGGAGGAGCGATCCAGGTGGAGAGCGAGGGCGCGGATCAGGGCACCTCCTTCAGGGTCTCGCTTCCCCTGCATCCCACCCTCTCATAA
- a CDS encoding response regulator yields the protein MSTATAPATSQPPRPLRIFVVEDHADTLNVILLYLRRLGHQVFHASTMREALAAIPPAGCDVLISDVGLPDGSGWELMNRLKQEGHPHPEYGIVISGFGSKADRAKSEAVGFRQHLLKPFNARELGAALAVATQSIQQGKMAGQ from the coding sequence ATGAGCACAGCTACTGCCCCTGCCACCTCGCAGCCACCCAGGCCGTTGCGCATCTTCGTGGTGGAGGATCATGCCGATACCCTGAATGTGATTCTGCTGTACCTGCGCAGGCTCGGGCACCAGGTGTTTCATGCCAGCACCATGAGGGAGGCGCTCGCTGCCATTCCCCCGGCAGGGTGTGATGTGTTGATCTCCGACGTGGGCCTGCCGGATGGAAGCGGCTGGGAATTGATGAACCGCCTGAAGCAGGAGGGGCATCCGCATCCGGAGTATGGCATCGTGATCAGCGGGTTTGGTTCAAAAGCAGACCGTGCGAAGAGCGAAGCCGTCGGATTCCGCCAGCATCTGCTCAAGCCCTTCAACGCGCGGGAGCTCGGCGCGGCCCTGGCAGTGGCGACGCAGAGCATCCAGCAGGGGAAGATGGCGGGGCAGTAA
- a CDS encoding TetR/AcrR family transcriptional regulator: protein MSEAPSKVSLLSAAKALFLARGYAGTSVDTICEKAGVSKGSFYHSFKSKEDLGIGVLQWSLERGGEVLGAHKKVADPVEQSLVYLRHLENSAQTLWSGGCLLGTFANELGDTNPRLQEAVASLFTAVIKEIASKLKPLAARPEITCTANELAEELLVILEGSITLAKAYRDPSRVTRGIRSFRKTLESQLSASAAKAA, encoded by the coding sequence ATGTCCGAAGCCCCCAGCAAAGTCAGCCTGCTCAGCGCCGCGAAGGCGTTGTTCCTGGCGCGCGGGTATGCGGGCACTTCAGTGGATACCATCTGCGAGAAGGCGGGTGTGAGCAAAGGCAGCTTCTACCATTCCTTCAAGTCGAAGGAAGATCTCGGCATCGGCGTGCTGCAGTGGTCCCTGGAGCGGGGTGGAGAGGTACTCGGGGCGCACAAGAAGGTGGCGGACCCGGTCGAGCAGTCGCTCGTCTACCTGCGGCATCTGGAAAATTCGGCGCAGACACTTTGGAGCGGCGGCTGCCTCCTGGGCACCTTCGCGAACGAACTCGGCGATACCAATCCGCGGCTTCAGGAAGCGGTGGCAAGTCTGTTCACGGCAGTCATCAAGGAAATCGCTTCCAAGCTCAAGCCGCTGGCAGCCCGGCCCGAGATCACCTGCACCGCGAACGAACTCGCGGAGGAGCTTCTCGTGATCCTGGAAGGATCCATCACCCTGGCGAAGGCTTATCGCGATCCCTCGCGTGTCACACGGGGCATCCGCAGCTTCCGCAAGACGTTGGAATCACAGCTCTCGGCATCCGCAGCAAAAGCCGCCTGA
- a CDS encoding LysR family transcriptional regulator — MMNVHHLELFYYVARHGGVSAAARQIPYGIQQPAISAQILQLEDDLGVTLFRRRPFQLTKEGRTLYDYILPFFSKMDEVGRQLRGGGEDRLRIAAPEIVQREYLPELCSRMRKRVPGFHFTLTHGRQEECEVLLQAQEVDIGIALLTKKPESGLETRDFARMTPVLLVKEGSGITSAEELLGRDRIDLPLITLSAEEGVSRAFQAGLRERGVDWVPSLELGGLDLVARYVSEGFGVGVSLRLPGCEQPDGVRELPLEGFPQFTVVAMWAGRLSPLGEMFVEVAGGLAGELFGT, encoded by the coding sequence ATGATGAACGTCCACCACCTCGAGCTCTTCTATTATGTAGCCCGGCATGGAGGCGTGAGCGCAGCGGCGCGGCAGATTCCGTACGGCATCCAGCAGCCGGCCATCAGCGCACAGATTCTGCAACTCGAGGATGACCTGGGCGTGACCCTCTTCCGCCGGCGTCCGTTCCAGCTCACGAAGGAAGGGCGCACGCTGTATGATTACATCCTGCCTTTCTTCTCGAAGATGGATGAGGTGGGCCGTCAGCTTCGCGGTGGTGGGGAGGACCGCCTGCGCATCGCCGCCCCGGAAATCGTCCAGCGCGAGTACCTGCCTGAGCTCTGCTCCCGCATGCGGAAGCGGGTCCCCGGCTTTCACTTCACCCTCACCCACGGCCGGCAGGAGGAGTGCGAGGTTTTGCTGCAGGCGCAGGAGGTGGATATCGGCATCGCCCTGCTGACCAAAAAGCCGGAGTCAGGGCTGGAGACACGCGACTTTGCCCGCATGACGCCGGTGCTGCTGGTGAAAGAAGGCAGCGGCATCACCAGTGCGGAGGAGCTGCTGGGAAGGGACCGCATTGACCTCCCGCTCATCACCCTCAGCGCAGAGGAGGGGGTGAGCCGTGCGTTTCAGGCCGGGCTGCGGGAGCGCGGGGTGGACTGGGTGCCCAGCCTGGAGCTGGGCGGGCTGGACCTCGTTGCGCGCTACGTGAGCGAAGGATTCGGCGTTGGCGTGAGCCTGCGCCTGCCGGGTTGTGAGCAGCCCGACGGGGTGCGCGAGCTGCCCCTGGAGGGTTTTCCCCAGTTCACCGTCGTAGCCATGTGGGCGGGGCGGCTCTCCCCGCTCGGGGAGATGTTCGTGGAAGTGGCGGGTGGTCTGGCGGGCGAGCTTTTTGGCACGTAG
- a CDS encoding class I SAM-dependent methyltransferase, with product MDKLQAFMGRMLNDLGAAATGSLVILGDRLGLYEALWKHGPCTSAEFASATGLHERHLREWLCAQAAAQYIEYDAANETFALTPEQAAVFADPNSPAAMVGGFYTIGSSYLDEPKIAESFRTGKGVPWGDHSACLFCGTARFFRPGYEANLVSNWLPALDGVVDKLKKGARVADVGCGHGISTFIMARAFPNSEFVGYDLHPESIEASNKHAAEHGLRNLRFEIATAQDFPGQGFDVVTIFDALHDMGDPVGACKHIKQSLAPDGTLMVVEPRAGDTLAENINPVGRVYYAASTMICTPGAISQRGGMALGAQAGEKKLKEVFTAGGFTKVRRATDTPFNVVLEARA from the coding sequence ATGGACAAGCTGCAGGCCTTCATGGGCCGCATGCTTAATGATCTGGGTGCCGCTGCCACGGGTTCGCTCGTGATCCTGGGTGACCGTCTTGGCCTTTACGAGGCCTTGTGGAAACATGGCCCGTGCACCAGCGCTGAGTTCGCCTCGGCGACCGGCCTGCATGAGCGTCATCTGCGTGAGTGGCTCTGTGCCCAGGCCGCTGCGCAGTACATAGAATACGATGCGGCGAATGAAACCTTCGCCCTCACCCCGGAGCAGGCTGCGGTATTCGCAGACCCCAATAGTCCCGCGGCCATGGTGGGTGGATTCTACACCATCGGATCCAGCTACCTGGATGAACCGAAGATCGCCGAGAGCTTCCGCACCGGCAAGGGCGTGCCCTGGGGAGATCACAGTGCGTGTCTTTTCTGCGGCACGGCGCGATTCTTCCGCCCCGGGTACGAGGCGAACCTGGTCAGCAACTGGCTCCCTGCGCTCGATGGCGTGGTGGATAAACTGAAGAAGGGCGCACGCGTGGCGGACGTGGGCTGCGGTCATGGCATCTCCACCTTCATCATGGCCAGGGCGTTCCCGAACTCGGAGTTCGTTGGCTACGATCTGCATCCGGAATCCATCGAGGCATCCAACAAGCATGCTGCCGAGCACGGCTTGAGAAACCTGCGCTTCGAAATCGCTACCGCCCAGGACTTCCCGGGGCAGGGATTCGACGTGGTGACCATCTTCGATGCGCTGCATGACATGGGAGACCCTGTGGGTGCGTGCAAGCACATCAAGCAGTCGCTCGCCCCAGACGGCACGCTCATGGTGGTGGAACCTCGCGCGGGAGATACTCTCGCGGAGAACATCAATCCCGTGGGTCGGGTGTACTACGCCGCCTCCACGATGATCTGCACTCCCGGTGCCATCAGTCAGCGTGGCGGCATGGCCTTGGGGGCGCAGGCCGGAGAGAAGAAGTTGAAGGAGGTCTTTACCGCCGGCGGATTCACGAAGGTGCGCCGTGCCACAGACACGCCATTCAACGTAGTGCTGGAAGCGCGAGCCTAA
- a CDS encoding VOC family protein has product MGQLGYTQGDLGWSELTTTNAANALDFYGKLVGWKKLGEPAPGYHIFGREDEALGGITEPKDGDCPPRWMPYITVQDLDATLAKAEEFGATICMPAMSLPEDSGRIAIIKDPQGIVTGLAQYNKKA; this is encoded by the coding sequence ATGGGACAACTCGGCTATACACAAGGCGACCTCGGCTGGTCCGAACTCACCACCACCAACGCGGCAAACGCGCTGGACTTCTACGGAAAACTCGTCGGCTGGAAGAAGCTGGGAGAGCCCGCTCCCGGCTACCACATCTTTGGCCGCGAAGACGAGGCCCTCGGTGGCATCACTGAGCCCAAGGACGGGGATTGTCCTCCCCGCTGGATGCCCTACATCACGGTGCAAGACCTCGATGCCACGCTCGCGAAGGCTGAGGAATTCGGTGCCACCATCTGCATGCCCGCCATGTCTCTGCCAGAGGACAGCGGGCGCATCGCCATCATCAAGGATCCTCAAGGCATCGTGACCGGACTTGCGCAGTACAATAAGAAGGCCTGA
- a CDS encoding DUF2182 domain-containing protein produces the protein MTPPTGAAASINSKGNTSNLETALRHDRIIVLTALTGIAVVAWLYMIYEARKMEDTGVCQCLGMAMSGPDVTPWSLAELLPLTLMWAEMMVAMMIPSAAPMILTFAMVNRKRHSQARPYVPTSLFLAGYLIVWTVFSLAAAIAQWALHGAALLSPMMESTSPILGGVLLIAAGVFQWTPFKHACLMHCRTPLQFLLNGWREGHVGALRMGITHGTYCAGCCWLLMALLFVIGVMNMIWVAIISLVVLLEKVLSRGLLLGKVTGVLFAAWGAWMIFRAMSLETR, from the coding sequence ATGACTCCACCCACGGGCGCAGCAGCGTCCATCAACAGCAAGGGCAACACCAGCAACCTGGAGACCGCACTCAGGCACGACCGCATCATTGTGCTCACGGCCCTCACCGGCATCGCGGTCGTGGCGTGGTTGTACATGATCTATGAGGCACGCAAGATGGAAGACACCGGGGTGTGCCAGTGCCTGGGCATGGCCATGTCCGGCCCGGATGTGACGCCATGGTCTCTCGCGGAGCTGCTGCCGCTCACCCTCATGTGGGCGGAGATGATGGTGGCCATGATGATTCCCTCCGCCGCTCCCATGATCCTGACCTTTGCCATGGTGAACCGGAAGCGGCATTCACAGGCGCGGCCGTATGTGCCCACCAGCCTCTTCCTCGCCGGTTATCTCATCGTGTGGACCGTCTTCAGCCTCGCAGCCGCCATCGCCCAGTGGGCGCTTCATGGCGCTGCCCTGCTCTCACCCATGATGGAGAGCACCAGTCCCATCCTGGGCGGCGTGCTCCTCATCGCCGCAGGTGTGTTCCAGTGGACTCCGTTCAAGCACGCGTGCCTCATGCACTGCCGCACGCCGTTGCAGTTCCTGCTGAATGGCTGGAGGGAGGGCCATGTGGGCGCTCTGCGCATGGGCATCACCCACGGCACCTATTGCGCTGGCTGTTGCTGGCTGCTCATGGCGCTGCTCTTTGTCATCGGTGTGATGAACATGATCTGGGTGGCCATCATTTCACTCGTCGTGCTGCTGGAAAAGGTCCTGTCGCGCGGCCTGCTGCTGGGCAAAGTCACCGGCGTGCTCTTCGCCGCGTGGGGAGCGTGGATGATTTTCCGCGCCATGTCTCTGGAAACGCGGTGA
- a CDS encoding DUF1326 domain-containing protein has product MSEPKVKWSWEADYLQACNCDYGCPCEFSAPPTRGFCDGTGAWKIISGRYGDVSLDGLGIGFAAHWPKAIHEGDGTLALFLDERATPQQRAALLHICSGQAGGLPFEILATTFSTVLEPIDAPFEFHINGRESSVRVGGALNVAMEPIKNPVTKEPESVRVEHGTGFIFKSAEAVSGKECRVDLPGLSFSWPDKAAFVTRVSYAN; this is encoded by the coding sequence ATGAGTGAACCCAAGGTCAAATGGTCCTGGGAGGCCGACTACCTCCAGGCATGCAACTGTGACTACGGTTGCCCATGTGAATTCTCCGCGCCACCGACGCGCGGTTTCTGTGATGGAACGGGGGCATGGAAAATCATCAGCGGCAGATATGGGGATGTCTCCCTCGACGGTCTCGGCATTGGCTTCGCCGCGCACTGGCCCAAGGCCATTCATGAGGGAGATGGCACGCTCGCCCTTTTCCTGGATGAGCGGGCCACGCCCCAGCAACGCGCCGCCCTCCTCCACATCTGCTCAGGTCAGGCCGGTGGATTGCCCTTTGAGATTCTCGCCACCACCTTCTCCACCGTGCTGGAGCCCATCGACGCGCCGTTTGAGTTTCACATCAATGGACGCGAGAGCTCCGTGCGTGTGGGCGGAGCGCTGAACGTGGCCATGGAACCCATCAAGAATCCTGTCACCAAGGAACCGGAGTCCGTGCGCGTGGAGCACGGCACCGGCTTCATCTTCAAGAGCGCCGAAGCGGTGTCCGGCAAAGAGTGCCGCGTGGACCTTCCCGGACTGAGCTTCTCCTGGCCGGACAAGGCGGCCTTTGTCACCCGGGTGAGTTATGCCAACTGA
- a CDS encoding serine hydrolase encodes MTRSLRACLFGFLFSTTAGVFHLHAANPLPRSTPAAQGVSPAEVLAFVEAADKQVDTMHSFMLVRHGHVIAEGWWKPEAADKLHVMHSLSKSFTSTAVGLAVAEGKLSIDDPVLKFFPEDAPSEPSAFLKAMRVRDLLTMSTGNEKNATLIDSEHWVKTFLAQPVPFKPGTHFLYNSPATHMLSAIVTKVTGQTVEDYLKPRLFEPLGIERFAWGKSPQGNTEGGWGLEITTEDIAKFGQLYLQKGQWNGKQLVPAAWIEQATSKQVSNGSDPEKDWDQGYGFQFWRCRHGAFRGDGAHGQFCIVLPEQDAVIAITANTKDMQAELNIVWDKLLPAFQKDALPEDAAAQAKLQEKLVNLTVPENHVPVTIKLPGRK; translated from the coding sequence ATGACACGATCCCTGCGCGCCTGCCTCTTTGGATTTCTCTTCTCCACCACCGCTGGTGTCTTTCATCTGCACGCGGCGAATCCCCTGCCCCGCAGCACGCCCGCAGCCCAGGGCGTATCTCCCGCAGAAGTGCTGGCCTTTGTGGAAGCCGCAGACAAGCAGGTGGACACCATGCACAGCTTCATGCTCGTGCGCCACGGGCATGTCATCGCGGAGGGCTGGTGGAAGCCCGAGGCGGCGGACAAGCTTCACGTGATGCACTCGCTGAGCAAGAGCTTCACCTCCACCGCCGTGGGCCTGGCCGTGGCGGAGGGAAAGCTGAGCATCGATGACCCGGTGCTGAAGTTCTTCCCTGAAGACGCGCCCTCGGAGCCCTCGGCCTTCCTGAAGGCCATGCGCGTGCGCGACCTGCTCACGATGTCCACCGGGAATGAGAAGAACGCGACCCTCATCGACAGCGAGCACTGGGTAAAAACCTTCCTCGCTCAACCAGTCCCGTTCAAGCCAGGCACGCACTTTCTCTACAATTCGCCGGCCACTCACATGCTCTCTGCCATCGTGACGAAGGTGACGGGCCAGACGGTGGAGGACTACCTGAAGCCACGCCTCTTCGAGCCACTCGGAATCGAAAGATTCGCGTGGGGCAAGAGCCCGCAAGGCAACACCGAAGGCGGTTGGGGACTGGAGATCACCACGGAGGACATTGCCAAGTTCGGCCAGCTCTACCTGCAGAAGGGACAGTGGAATGGAAAGCAACTGGTGCCCGCCGCGTGGATCGAACAGGCGACCTCCAAGCAGGTGTCCAACGGCAGCGACCCTGAGAAGGATTGGGACCAGGGGTATGGCTTCCAGTTCTGGCGCTGCCGCCACGGCGCCTTTCGTGGAGACGGCGCGCATGGCCAGTTCTGCATCGTGCTGCCCGAGCAGGATGCCGTGATCGCCATCACCGCCAATACAAAAGACATGCAGGCCGAGCTGAACATCGTGTGGGACAAACTGCTGCCCGCCTTCCAAAAGGATGCCCTGCCGGAAGATGCTGCCGCACAAGCGAAGCTGCAGGAGAAGCTAGTCAATCTCACCGTGCCCGAAAACCACGTGCCGGTGACCATCAAGCTGCCGGGACGGAAGTAG